In the genome of Nerophis lumbriciformis linkage group LG32, RoL_Nlum_v2.1, whole genome shotgun sequence, one region contains:
- the prlhr2b gene encoding prolactin releasing hormone receptor 2b has protein sequence MEANHSDVLASAHKVIYEVAVHGNDAAGNRSSQFADVALLQTFKPLIIPCYVLLVLVGVFGNYLLLYVICRARKMHNATNFFIGNLAFSDMLMCVACVPFTLAYAFNPHGWVFGRFVCYLVFLIQPVTVYVSVFTLTAIAVDRFYATVHPLKKRTSVTTCALVLAGIWLTSCGLVAPAVSHTYHVEFKEEGFTICEEFWLGQERERRVYAYSTLLVTYVLPLSAVFVSYLCISVKLKKCVAPGHRTQERAAAQQTRKRKIFRLVALLVFAFAACWLPIHVFNMLRDVDITLINKRFFLLIQLLCHLCAMTSSCCNPFLYAWLHDRFRAELRKMLKCRRRVGVPVNHRTAGVVL, from the exons ATGGAGGCCAACCACAGCGACGTGTTGGCGAGCGCGCACAAAGTCATCTACGAGGTGGCGGTGCACGGCAACGACGCCGCCGGCAACCGCAGCTCCCAGTTCGCCGACGTGGCCCTGCTGCAGACGTTCAAGCCCCTCATCATCCCCTGCTACGTGCTGCTGGTGCTGGTGGGCGTCTTCGGCAACTACCTGCTCCTCTACGTCATCTGCCGGGCGCGCAAGATGCACAACGCCACCAACTTCTTCATCGGCAACCTGGCCTTCTCCGACATGCTGATGTGCGTGGCGTGCGTGCCCTTCACGCTGGCCTACGCCTTCAACCCCCACGGCTGGGTCTTCGGACGCTTCGTGTGCTACCTGGTCTTCCTCATCCAGCCCGTGACCGTCTACGTGTCGGTCTTCACGCTCACCGCCATTGCTGTGGACAG GTTCTACGCGACAGTCCACCCCCTCAAGAAGCGCACCTCTGTGACCACCTGCGCCTTGGTCCTGGCAGGAATCTGGCTGACGTCCTGCGGCCTGGTGGCCCCCGCGGTGAGCCACACCTATCACGTGGAGTTCAAAGAGGAGGGCTTCACCATCTGCGAGGAGTTCTGGTTGGGCCAAGAGAGGGAGCGGCGGGTGTACGCCTACAGCACCCTGCTGGTCACCTACGTCCTGCCCCTGTCCGCCGTCTTCGTGTCGTACTTGTGCATCAGCGTCAAACTGAAGAAGTGCGTGGCCCCCGGTCACAGGACGCAGGAGAGGGCCGCCGCCCAGCAAACCCGGAAGAGGAAGATCTTCCGCTTGGTGGCCCTCCTGGTGTTCGCCTTCGCCGCGTGCTGGCTGCCTATCCACGTGTTCAACATGCTGCGGGACGTGGACATCACGCTCATCAACAAGCGCTTCTTCCTGCTCATCCAGCTGCTCTGCCACCTGTGCGCCATGACCTCCTCCTGCTGCAACCCCTTCCTCTACGCCTGGCTGCACGACCGCTTCCGAGCGGAGCTGAGGAAGATGCTCAAGTGCCGCCGCCGCGTCGGAGTGCCCGTCAATCACCGCACCGCAGGTGTGGTCTTGTAA